The Scylla paramamosain isolate STU-SP2022 chromosome 18, ASM3559412v1, whole genome shotgun sequence genomic interval CCTCAGTTCTCTGACAAAGACCCCGAAACTTTCTTTGGACAGTTCGAGGACACAGCAGTACATTTTGAACTGCCCCGAGAAGACTGGCCTTGGCTTCTTAAACCCAAACTCAGCCAAAAGGCTTTAACTATTTTGAACGGCCTCGAAAACAACACGGATTACGACTGTCAAACAGGGCATCCTAGCGGCGTACTCCATTACCACAGAAGGATACCGTCAGTCTTTTCGAAAAATGTTCAAAACTCCGCAACAAACCTATCTAGAGTTTGCCTCAGAGAAACTGAGGGCTCTCAAGCGTTGGCTTAAGTCAGCCGCGATAACCACGTACGACGAATTAGTAAATCTCTTAGCCTTAGAAGAGTTCATGCGTAAGCTCCCTTACTCAGTAATGTTAcacatcaccaacaaagaagaaacagatcttCTCAAAGCCGCTCAGTTAGCGGACCTTTTCTCCCTGGTGAATCGCAAGGCAACCTCAGACAAGCTGACCGAGACTCCTAGTGGTAAGATAAACTCAGGTAACTCAGGGGTTGGTAAAATGACCGGCAGTAGTACTGGACCACCtctattttgtgctttttgtaAACAGCCGGGGCACCTCATAAAGAACTGTCCTAATCCCAAGTGTAAGGTAGCTCAAACATATCCTGCCAAGCCAGTTGCTTCCATAcaagctcttccctccttccctgtacctAAAGACTTATTTGAGCCTTTCAGGTCTGTAGGCACCATCAGCATTGATAACAAGGATCACCCAGTTAAGATTGTCAGAGacacctgttcagctcagtcccTAGTGCTGAAGTCAGCAGTCCCTGGTATTGAACAGTGTTACACAggtgaaaaggtatatttaaaagacttcCATGACCCCTTCCCCATTGCATTAGCTAAAGTACATCTTGATAGCCCACTAGTAAGAGGTGAAGTGATAATAGGAGTTAGTGAAGAACCAGCCTTACCCATCCCTAATGCTCAACTACTCCTCGCTAATGACCTAGCTGGCAGTAAGGTGACTCCCCCTTTGGTAATTAGTGACACAATGCTGATGGATAACCCCACTGTACAGTTAGAAGAGCAACAACCAGGCTTATTCCCTGTTTGTGTCACTACTCGTGCACAAGCAAGGAAATCTGATCAGTCTTTCTCACTTCCAAAGAAGAGTCCATCCCCACTTGAACTCAATCAAATATTTTCTGAAAAACTTCTCACTGAGGCTCAACAGGAAGACACTACTTTGACTCAATTTCATGACAAGGTTATCCCTCCAGATCAAATTACTCATTACCCTGCCTTTTACAAACAGGATGGAGTTCTCATGAGAGTGTTCCGGCCCTCTAAGGTCCCAGATGATGCTGCTTGGGCAGAAGCCCAACCAACCCCTAGAGTAGCTTCCTGTGGTATCATTGAACCCCAGGAGGCTGACTCAGAGTTAAAACCTGCCTCTGTGTGTTCATTGATGTATGATAAATGTATTACCACTGAGATTGACACCAACGCCATACATCCCAAGGACACGCAAAACACCTACATTATCCAACACTTAGATGATCAGCTCCgtcatctttcatcctctcgaGCACTGGATATCTCAAGATTGATCTCTCAATATGACGTGTTCGGTGACCATCCTAAAATCTGTAATGTCCTCCGCCATGATGTGAAGGTGCTTCCAGGGACCTTCCCTATCAAGCAGTCTCCCTACAGAGTCAACCCCCGGAAACGAGAACAGATGCAGAAGGAGGTCCAGTACTTATTAGAGCAGGGCTTGGCTATACCCAGCAGCTCCCCATGGGCATCACCCTGCCTCCTAGTACCCAAGGAGGACGGACAACTGCGATTCTGCACGGATTACCGACGGGTCAACGCCGTCACCATTCCTGACGCCTATCCTCTGCCTCGGGTAGACGACCTGATAGATGAAGTGGGTCAAGCCAAATTTGTTACTAAGCTGGACCTATTAAAAGGGTATTATCAAATAGCCCTTACTGAAAGAGCTCAGATAGTCTCTGCCTTCATCACCCCTTTTGGACTTTTCCAGTATGTAGTAGCCCCATTTGGCATGAGGAATTGCCCCGCTACTTTCCAGAGGGCAATGAACAAGGTAATGCAGGGATTAAAAGGAGTGCTGGTTTACTtagatgatattcttattttttcacatgaCTGGGATGACCACCTGTACCAGATCCAGAATGTGCTCAGCCGTCTGCAGGAAGCGAACCTCACCGTGAAGCTGGCGAAGTCTACGTTCGGAGCTGCCACCGTCTCCTACCTAGGACATCAGATTGGACAAGGCTCCGTCCGGCCCAAGACCGCTAACGTCGACGCAGTACTGAAGTACCCAACTCCCACTACTCGACGCGAGCTCCGCCGTTTCCTGGGTATGGCGGGGTTCTACCGGCGTTTCTGTCCAAACTTCGCAGACGCAGCTGGGCCACTTACTAGACTAACTAGTGGGAATGTGGCGTACGAATGGACCCCTGCCTGCCAACATGCCTTCAATCAACTTAAGAACTTGCTTGCTCGGGAACCGGTTTTGCGTGCGGCCGACTTCAGTAAACCCTTCATCATACATACTGACGCCAGTGATCACGCTTCGGGTGCCGCCCTCCTGCAAGAACCTGACGGAATCTTTCACCCAGTCGCCTACCACTCAGAGAAGTTCAACATCCATCAGAAGAATTACAGCACTATCGAGAAAGAACTTTTAGCCATTATCTCTGCCATCAAGAAGTTTGAGTACTATCTTCAGTCCAACACCCAGCCACTCCAaatctacactgaccacaaccCTTTGACTTTTCTCAACAGGAACCGCTTCACTAACCAACGTCTGCTACGGTGGTCTCTACAGCTCCAGCCTTACCACATTGAAATGCATCATATTAAGGGACTGGACAACTGCCTTGCTGACACTTTGTCTCGCCTTCCCACTACGCCTCGCATCACTACCCGTCGCGACCCTGAGGACCCTAGGATCCTGTTGCCGGGGATGCAGTCGTGCCTTGTGAACCGGTCGATGGAGGCAGCCGAGGGCCGAGCACTGCCAGAAGAACCATCTACCGGGCCCCAGACTACACACGTTCTGGTGGAATCAACCTTCACGGGACAGGAACCACCTCACTTCTCTAATGACGCAGAGTCATTCCTTCTGCGTCATCCTAAGAAGGGGGGaatgtcacacacgtgactactctaccacggaaccaggtgcctgcctctcaactcgtggcgctgccacgtgtatagcttgaggcatactggatacgtgacctctagcaggctaccaagccgataacgaggggtggagttccatcgagcttcagtctcctccaagggtcgctacagctctgaggtcgccttggcatacgctgggagcctcatatacactcgagagcggtggtaagagttacaccagtgttacacacccacacacacacacacacataaacacatttatattcattttctattatgtatatgtaaaggtgtttatttttgtaatttgtatctatatgcatttactaacttggcttaagttattaactgaaccagtcttttaagttattcagtccagttcagattgccactccttgttacttacttttacttacaaataatcttcaattttgtattgttacttaatttaagggttaactttaagatattaaatagcagttaaaatgtctccttttctcttttcttttaacccttccattgttagtgtgagcaacaccccttcatggtccatcccctagagttcagtgtatgctcacacgtaacacATTACTTATGTGGGAGACCGGTGTTTGTCAGTTGGCTGTTAAATCCATTGCAGCAGTTCAGATTGACCTTATGATGTGACTGAAAACTATGACCAAAGTACGTATTATTGTTCCCTCCACACAGTACTTGAGCGCAGAATGAAATGTTTATCCAAGAGAATAAAGATCTTCAAGTAAAGATATATTCATcttcccatacttcgatcatacagtttattttcccttaactttcaataaggttcattaTCGAGTAACTTCGCTAATCACatctaatcaggaacaaggcGGCGGTGTTTCCTGTGTTGTGCCGGCTGTCCGTCTTGCCCATATCAATTGCTGTCGGTGACCTCTGCGCCccttatatacttatttattgatATCCACGTTTttacctcttcttgtaatctgtTGCTAATGTGCAGCTCTCatagtcttgtgatgactcaccgcatcttgttgtTCCCCTCGGTGATCACGTCTCATCTCACATCTATCAGGTCGGTGATAGCTTCTTGTAATCTTGCTTCTTGCTTTtgtgtttatcattttttctttaatttattctttctactttcttacttctttcttcattcttctttcattcttccttcttacatatttcatttcctctttgttCTTGATTAGaagtgtaggagtggacaggacaaaaagtttggcaTAAATGGttcataagaacacaagaacattagaaaacaagggaagctgcaagaagccatcagacctacatgtGCCAATACCTGTATAATACATTCTTACCtacttccatctatcatccccgtCCATAAAtttctttaatcttcttttaaagcttcctaacgAATCATCACTAACAACTTAATTACTGAGCccatttcatttatctatcactctatttgagaaccaattccttcctctttttttttttatctaacgtTTTGAAGCTTAGTCAAAAATCACTGTGTAACAAGCCGTAGGCGTATTTACTgccttgaaaaagaaaaaaattccttAAAAACTGAGAAGTACAAGTATTTACTGtcttaaaataataaataaatgaaatacataaaaaaaaaaaattggagaagCAGAGACAAAGGTCAGTGTGTGAACAAGCCGTATGAATGTTtacaaacttgaaaataaataaataaacaaattaataataataataataataataataataataataataatgaaataataataacaataataatgaaataataagtaAGAGCTTTAAAACAAGACAATGAAGATGAGACAAAGATCACTGTGACAAGCCGTATAACAATTTACTGCActgaaaaatgaagtaaaaaatgtgccttacaaacaagaaaaaataagtaaagaagctagagcaaaaaaaaaaaataaataaaaataataaaaattctaaagtctaagaaaaaaaaactagagaagGTAAGAAGTGACTGTGTGAGCAAGTCGACTGAGTATTTACTGccttgaaagtaaaaaaataaataaataataaataaatgaaaaagacatAAAGAAGCTGAGACAGAAATCAGTGTGTGAAaagccttgaaaaaaaaaaaaacaccgaggAGATGCGGTGAGAGTCAAAAGTCAGTGTGTGAACAAGCCCTGTGAATGTTTGCTGCCttttaaataaaagaataaacaaaagacttaaaaaacaatgaagaagcTACGACAAAAACCACTGTGTGACAAGCGATGGAGTATTTACTgccttgaagaagaagaagaagaagaagaagaagaagaagaagaaacaaacaaaatcagAGCAGCAAGCATGGAGGGCCAGGCCTCACGATGGGCTAGGCAGAGGCACGAATAGGCGCGCGCTAGGAGGGACGTGAGCAGAAGCCTCAGCAGAGGCATGGATACCAGGCTGGGAGCAGCCAGGACGCGAGACAGCATTATGGGGACAGTTGAGACGCAGCTCAAAGAGCCTTCAGGTGTCCAGCACAAGGAGATCCTGCCGTAGGACAAGGAAAAGATCTGGcgataaatagagaagacagTGAAGAGGCTCAGATAAATCACTGTGACAACTCGTAGGAATATTTACTGTataggaaagtaaaaagaaaaaaaataaatgaaaaaaacaagtaaagtaaaaaaaaaaaaaacacattgaaaaaaTGAGACGAAAATCACTGTGACAAGCGGTAACAGCATCTACTACCTTAAAACAAAGtaacaaaatgcataaaaagtagAGAAGCTGCCAAAAATCACTTTGTGACAAGCCGTATCAATATTTactgccttaaaaaaaaaaaaaaagtcttagaaagaacgaaaaaaaaaaaaatgaagaagctgaggtagaaaaaaataatataaaaagaaaactaaggaaaaaaaataaagatcttGAGACAAAACAGTGTGTGTGAACAAGCCTTCAGagttaaaagtaaataataaaaacaataaaacaaagacgTGGCGAACCAGAGACAAAAATAACTGTGAACAAGCCGCAATACAATTTGCTGCcttcaaaaaaaagaaagaaagaaagaaagaaagaaagaaaagtgaaggagctTGGTCAAAAATCACTGTGAAAAGCCACATCAATATAATTATGgtgtcataaaaaaataaataaataaataaaaatttaaaaatactgAAGAAGCCGAGTCAAATATTAGTGTGAACAAGCCATggaaatatttactttttacaaaaaaaaaaaaaaaaaaaacaagaaaagtctAATTACCTGAGACACCAAATAGTACATAAAAAGTCTTGACAAAAATCACTGCCTGCACAAACTGTAGGAGTGTTTACtgccttggaaaaaaaataaataaaagaaaggacaaaacgTAAAGCGCAGATGAACGTGAGAGAAAAATCAGTGTGACAAGCGGTTTGAGTGTTCATTACcttgaaaaaattaaagaaataaagaaatacttgagaaactgagaaaaatCACTTTATGACGAGCCGCATGAACATTTACTGCCTTCAaaacaccaaataaaaaaaacatattctaaaaaaaaagagaaaaaaacagtaaagaaaaaaaaaagaataaaatttaaaaagtcTGGAGAAGCTGATGACACATTCACTGTGAGGGCAAGTCATAAGGGTATTTATTGCCCTTAaagcaaacagaaaaataatcgTTATAAAAAGTCTTAAAATAAGCTGAGAGAAAATTCACTGTGTCATCAAGTCCTAGGAGTATCAActgccccccctccccccacccactccgaaaaaaaaaaaaaaaacagtaaagaagcTTAGACAGAAATAACTGTGACAAGGCGTATGAGTAAATACTGTCTTGAAAGAAGCcttaaaaacaatgaagaaagcgAAACAAAGATTACTGTGTAGACAAGACGTAGGAGAATCTATTgccaagaaaaataagacgCTGAAGTAGCTGaggcaaaaatataataaatacaaagtaaaaaaaagaaaagttcagAAGCCGAGACAAACATCACTCTCTgcacaagaaataaaagtatttattgcataaaataaataaatataaaaaataaataaaaataaaaataaaccgtAGTAAAAAGATACATTGAAGAACCTGACAAAAATCAGTGTGACAGTCCGCAGGACCAGTTACTGtcttgaaaaataaaggaaaaaaaaaaacgctttacaaataaataaagacaaaataaataaataaagataaaactgacaataaaaaaaatagataaataaaaggtctaaaagaaaaaaaaaacactgaaaaagcgGAGACAAAAATCACTGAGTGAACAGGACGTAAGAATCTTTACtgtccaggaaaaaaaaaaagataaaataatcaAAGTctagagaaaagacaaaagtagCTGACACAAaagcaataaataaagacaaaaaaaaaaaaaaagtgaagaagctGAGACAAAAATCAGTGTGTGCAAGAGTTGTAGCAGTATTTAGTGCAcaggaaaaattgaaagaagcaaagtgtagaaaaaaatgacactgaAAACCTGTGAATTACATCATACATACATCATTGTGTGGACACGTCGTCTAAGTATTTGCTGCCttacaaataatgaataaataaataaaataataatattaataataataataataataataataataataaataataataataataataataataataataataataataataataataataataataataataataataataatgataaataaataagtcttaaaaaagaagaagctgTGAGAAAAATCAGTTTAAACAAGACATAGGAGTATTTActgccttgaaaaaaaaaaaaatatatatatatatatatatatattaaagaaacCTAGACAAAAATCACTGTGGCAAGCCGTATCATTAATTACtgtcttgaaaaaaataaataaaaaataaataaataaataaataaaacattaaagaaGCTGAGACAGAAATTACTAAATAAGCCGTGGGAGTATTTACtgcctagaaaaaaaataaataaaccaaaaaacattactaaagcagaaaaaaaagcatacacTGCAGCAGCTGAGacaaaattacaataaataaataattaaaggaaagaaaatggagaagccGAGACAAA includes:
- the LOC135109020 gene encoding uncharacterized protein LOC135109020 → MFKTPQQTYLEFASEKLRALKRWLKSAAITTYDELVNLLALEEFMRKLPYSVMLHITNKEETDLLKAAQLADLFSLVNRKATSDKLTETPSGKINSGNSGVGKMTGSSTGPPLFCAFCKQPGHLIKNCPNPKCKVAQTYPAKPVASIQALPSFPVPKDLFEPFRSVGTISIDNKDHPVKIVRDTCSAQSLVLKSAVPGIEQCYTGEKVYLKDFHDPFPIALAKVHLDSPLVRGEVIIGVSEEPALPIPNAQLLLANDLAGSKVTPPLVISDTMLMDNPTVQLEEQQPGLFPVCVTTRAQARKSDQSFSLPKKSPSPLELNQIFSEKLLTEAQQEDTTLTQFHDKVIPPDQITHYPAFYKQDGVLMRVFRPSKVPDDAAWAEAQPTPRVASCGIIEPQEADSELKPASVCSLMYDKCITTEIDTNAIHPKDTQNTYIIQHLDDQLRHLSSSRALDISRLISQYDVFGDHPKICNVLRHDVKVLPGTFPIKQSPYRVNPRKREQMQKEVQYLLEQGLAIPSSSPWASPCLLVPKEDGQLRFCTDYRRVNAVTIPDAYPLPRVDDLIDEIQNVLSRLQEANLTVKLAKSTFGAATVSYLGHQIGQGSVRPKTANVDAVLKYPTPTTRRELRRFLGMAGFYRRFCPNFADAAGPLTRLTSGNVAYEWTPACQHAFNQLKNLLAREPVLRAADFSKPFIIHTDASDHASGAALLQEPDGIFHPVAYHSEKFNIHQKNYSTIEKELLAIISAIKKFEYYLQSNTQPLQIYTDHNPLTFLNRNRFTNQRLLRWSLQLQPYHIEMHHIKGLDNCLADTLSRLPTTPRITTRRDPEDPRILLPGMQSCLVNRSMEAAEGRALPEEPSTGPQTTHVLVESTFTGQEPPHFSNDAESFLLRHPKKGGMSHT